From the genome of Streptomyces sp. S4.7:
CGACTCCCGGACAGCGGCGAGGTAGGAGAGATCAGGCATACGGGCGACTCTAGTGAGGCCCGGCCTCACATCGGTGGCGCGACCGCGACTCGGAACCGGCTTGACCCTCACGTCGCGTGAGGCCGGAGAGTGAGCCGCATGAGCGACTACTACAACGCGTTCGAGACGAGTCCCGTGCCCGCTCCCGGTCCGGACGCGGTCCCGCCGGAGCCGTTCCGCGGCATCTACGGAATGCCCGCGTTCGTGACCATCCCCACCGGCGATCTGACGGCCTCGGTGGACTTCTGGACCCGTGGTCTCGGGTTCTTCGAGCTGTTCGGCATCCCCGGCAAGGTCGTGCATCTGCGCCGATGGGCGTTCCAGGACGTACTCCTCGTCCCCGCGGAGAGCGTTCCGGAGCGGGCACCGGCGATCAGCTTCAGCTTCGCGTGCGTGCTCAGCCAGGTGGATTCTCTCGTGGAGGACTGCCGTGCGCTGCGCCATGACTGCGTCGACGGTCCGCGGGACACCCCCTGGAACACCCGCGACGTGGTGGTGACCACCCCCGAGAACGCCCGGATCGTCTTCACCGCGGCGAAGCCCTTCGATCCGGCCAGTCAGGAGGCCCGGAACCTCGCGGCCTTCGGGATCACCCCGCCGGCCGTGGGTCGCGACGACAATGGGGACCATGCGTGATGCCACGGACGCCGGCGTGTACGGCGACGGCGACGGCGACGGCGACGGCGACGGCGACGGCCTGACCGTCGGTCAGGTCTCGTCGCGTCTGGGCGTGACGGTCCGCGCGCTGCACCACTGGGACGAGATCGGTCTGGCGCGACCGTCACTGCGCACGGCTGCCGGGTACCGGCTCTACACCGCCGTCGATCTGGAACGTCTGCACCGCATCGTCGTCTACCGCGAGACGGGTCTCGCCCTGGACAGTATCCGGACCGTCCTGGACGACTCGGCGGCGGGCGTGCCCGGTGCGCTGCGCGCGCAGCGCACACAGATCACCGAACGGATCGACCGCCTCCAGCGGCTCGGTGCCGGACTGGACCGGATGATCGACGCCCACGAGCGCGGTCTGCTGCTGACCGTCGAGCAGCAGGCCGCGATCTTCGGTCCCCGGTGGAACCCTGACTGGCCCGCCGAAGCCCGTGAGCGATACGGGGACACGGCGCAGTGGCTTCAGTACGCCGAACGCTCGGCCTCTCGCGGTCCGGAGGAGTGGCAGGCCGTCGCCGACGCCGTCGCCGGCTTCGAGCGCGCCCTCGGGGACGCGATGGACGCCGGCGTCACGCCCGGCAGCCCGGAGGCGAACCAACTCGTCGAACGCCACCGCGAGGTCTTCGCTTCCTACTTTCCCCTCACCAGGCAGATGCAGGTCTGTCTCGGCCGCAGGTACGAGGCCGAACCGGCGTTCGCCGCCCACTACGACGGCGTCCGCCCCGGCCTCGCCGCGTGGT
Proteins encoded in this window:
- a CDS encoding MerR family transcriptional regulator → MRDATDAGVYGDGDGDGDGDGDGLTVGQVSSRLGVTVRALHHWDEIGLARPSLRTAAGYRLYTAVDLERLHRIVVYRETGLALDSIRTVLDDSAAGVPGALRAQRTQITERIDRLQRLGAGLDRMIDAHERGLLLTVEQQAAIFGPRWNPDWPAEARERYGDTAQWLQYAERSASRGPEEWQAVADAVAGFERALGDAMDAGVTPGSPEANQLVERHREVFASYFPLTRQMQVCLGRRYEAEPAFAAHYDGVRPGLAAWFRRIVDASARAHGIDPDTTTWR
- a CDS encoding VOC family protein — its product is MSDYYNAFETSPVPAPGPDAVPPEPFRGIYGMPAFVTIPTGDLTASVDFWTRGLGFFELFGIPGKVVHLRRWAFQDVLLVPAESVPERAPAISFSFACVLSQVDSLVEDCRALRHDCVDGPRDTPWNTRDVVVTTPENARIVFTAAKPFDPASQEARNLAAFGITPPAVGRDDNGDHA